From Helicoverpa armigera isolate CAAS_96S chromosome 29, ASM3070526v1, whole genome shotgun sequence, the proteins below share one genomic window:
- the LOC135119071 gene encoding uncharacterized protein LOC135119071, which translates to MKSFSIFLSFFIFLLNNVLTHDESQNTTYQNTTDNAIFESSTIFALDTVRPEKIILGIIDATPTTLDLAANNATILLYTNTSLLRNNETYGVNDTRRQNYKDKKAVEAMKDKAVKKKLAPEKELGLGEPYWPQGDWVFLR; encoded by the exons ATGAaaagtttttctatatttttatcgttttttatttttttat TAAATAACGTACTCACACATGATGAAAgccaaaatactacttatcaaAACACCACTGACAATGCGATATTTGAATCTTCCACAATATT TGCCCTTGATACAGTACGACCTGAGAAAATTATCCTCGGAATTATTGATGCCACACCAACGACTCTTGATTTGGCAGCTAACAATGCaaccatattattatatacaaatACATCTCTTTTGAGAAACAATGAAACTTATGGTGTGAATGATAC CCGTCGTCAAAACTACAAAGACAAGAAAGCCGTGGAAGCTATGAAAGATAAAGCTGTTAAGAAAAAGTTGGCGCCAGAAAAAGAATTAGGTCTTGGTGAACCCTACTGGCCTCAGGGAGACTGGGTATTCTTGAGGTAA